The Theileria equi strain WA chromosome 2 map unlocalized gcontig_1105316255037, whole genome shotgun sequence genomic sequence attttaaatgcaAAGATACCATCTTGCAATCATTTGCGGATATTAGAGTCGCAACTTCGAGGGCGAGATCAGGGGAATTTAAATCACACCAATTGAAAAGGTAGACGAGGTTTGAGAGGATAGAAACATCCGTAAGAAATGAATCCATATAAATCGTAGTTTCTGCCACCAAGCCTCCTACATTGTATGCAGTAATGTCTGATAGAGCCTTTTCCTTGTAGAGATTCACGGCCGTTATAGCGTCGGTATTTTTACCATAAAGCCAAAGAATAAACTCCACAACGTGAAGTATCCCTCCCGGATTTATAGTATTGACTCTGTCTCTGCATTCTTTCAAAAGTTGCAATTTCAGTCTAGTGTCACGCTTCACAATTGGATGCGTAAATGCTTGTGTAAACTGTATATTATGCATGTGTTATGGAGCTTTATAGAGAGGATCTGAGAAATATACGGGTCTCACCTGAACAAACTGGTCGCCTGTGCATTTTGGAAGAACCTCAAGTGCCTTTTCAAATAAATGTTTCAATGCAGATTTGTTGCTTGGGAAATAAAAACTACCCTTGAGATACATTAGAGCCTTTTCGTAAATATCGTCCTCAAAGTCCAGTGGCTTTGTGTTTTTTTCCAGCTTTATCGCACTGCCCACACTGGTAAGCATAAATAGAAATTGCGATATGTCAAGTATGTAACGATTAGAATTTGAAGCCATTTCATGGAGAATCCACTTTCCAACATCTGGAAGTCTCAACTTGTTAGAAACTGCCAGGGGAAATGTAGTACGATAAAACTCTGTGTTGTTGTCAAATTTTACATGTTCCTTCACTGCAATGTTGCATAGTTCATCCATAAGCTCATGTTCTAGTCTACCACTCAAGTAAAAAAAGTGGAACATTTGCGACAGTTCACTTGTAGGAAGTCTAGCTCCCTCCCTAACCATTTTTGTTATCCTTTCCAATGCGGACTCTATAGTTGTATGTATGCGATTGTCGCTAATTTTGCTCAACAAGGTACAGCTATGCATCAGAGTACAGAGTTCTGATATTGTAAAATCATCAACATTAACGATTTGCAATAGTTTCTTCACAATTCCCTCATTACTTCCATCATAAATGATCATTGTTTGCAGAGAAAGTAAAATGGTTTCTCTAGACAAGTTAGAATTTATTTGTTCCTCAACAAACGATAAAAGTCTGGCTTCTGCTCTCCTCAGTAAATCATCCGTAGAGTTTAATGGATTAGGTTTTGCGGTCGGTTCTTTAGTTGGAGGGTTTTCCGTACAACTATCGGACCCTTTATGATGCACAGTTATGGCCGTTGTATTCTTTCTGTATAGAGATATGGAAGACAAAACAAGCAAGTGCCTTATTATCGATTCATCAATGACAAGGGCAGTGCTACCAAGTTTTGAATTTCTTTGCGCATATTCACTACAAGCCAGAAAACTCACTCTTTCGGACTCATTCAGAGAATTTAAAGCGTcaaatttgcgattttcACAATGTTGGAGATATGTTTGGCACAATTCATCCAAAAGTGGTGCAAATTTCATATCCGAATTGCATATTGCAAAGATTAATCTGGAGAGCTGTGAGGGTGAAAAATGGTCCTTTACACTCAATATTCTGTGAGTTAAAATCTTTACCAATTTTGTTCTCAACTTCACTTTGTTAAAAGTCCTTTCTGAGAGGTTTTTTAAGTTGTGCGATAGATAATCCGAGTCCCTGAATACATgccattcattcttttgCTCGGTATCATCTTGATCATTCCTAGCTTCACTTGTACTCTTCAATTTCTCGTTTATTCCTGGAATTGCATTAAAGAGTGTATAATTCGTGATATCTTCTACATTGCAATTTACAATGTGCTTTGAATATGGTCCGTAATTCTGTAATGTGTACCCTTTTCCAGATCCACTTGTGGTAAATTCAGAGTTAACATCTTTATTAACCGGAAATTGTGTAGATTTTATGGGATTTGAGGCATTTTCCCCTTCTTCTAGTCCATGACCTGGAGCAAGGCCCGGATTCTGCAAAGTTATTGCACCAACCCTGACAAATTTCGACAGCTTATTCTCTAAACCATCGCATACCTGCAAAGATACCCTTATAAAGGGTGGAACGTCCATAAACTCAAACTAAAGAGGGTCACTCCACGGAGGCTCAAGATGGTGTGTGGTACAGGGAGTtaaatttgcaatattCCCTGTTAAAGGGCAATTTATGGTTGTACTTATCCATGTTATACTGCTTATGCTTCAAAATTGTACACATTTGGTCCATTATCAGCGTTCCGGTGTCTACTTTTCATATTTGCAAGGATTCCTTGAGATTCCATAATTTTTTATAGAATGTGCCTTCATACATATGTCTTTACGAAGAGAAAAGATCCGCTTTATGCCAAATATTGACCATAAAAAATTCGCGCTTCTTCTCAGTCCACACACTGGAAAAATCGCCACTTTTCCTTTAATTCAAACTCATATTTCCGTCCTTCTCATTACCTTAATCTTTATGTGAGCCAATTATCGTCTAATTTCTTGAATTTGTGGTCATTTGTCCCGTTAGAGTGACCTCACGGTGTGATTCCATTCTCGCCATTTTTAATCTAAAATAAGCTCTCCCTGTAAAAAATGTATTATTTAATTAAAATAACGCTGGACTAGAGAAATTGTCCACTAAACATGTGGAATCTTTAGAAAATGTACCTTGTCGCATTTAGGCTCTCAATATGGCTTTTAATACTATACTTTTCCGGAATATCGGCTATAATCGTAAATAATAGCTCAATATGTACTGATTCACGCGCTGAAGGCTCACTAAAGCTCAAAATAGCAAAGGGTACGCAAAGAGGAGGAAGGAATGAGCGAATTTGTGGATACATTAGCCCTTCAGTAACGAATCGTAGCTTTTGCAATGGAGATTTAGTGGCAGGAGGAGAATATCGCACGGTAAATACCGAAAAATCGCATTTTAATGGAGGACTGGACAGCCGCGATCCAAGCGTCGCCTTTTGCGCGAACTTTGAAACTAACAGGAGGAATTTGGCATGTTCACTCTTCTTTGGTACCCAGACTAGCATCTACACGGACGCTCTCTGGGAACATGAACTTGAAACCGATAAAAAATatgagaagaaaaggaaaaagaCTACGAAAACAGAAGCATCTGAGAGTTTGGAACCTCCGCAAGATCAAACGTCTACTTCCGATGTGGAATCCAAATTGCCTTTGGCTCCTCCTTACGAGGATGAGCCCTTAGAAACTATAAAAGAGACTACAGATCTTACAAAACCTCCGAGTTTCAAGAATGAGTGGACCCTAAAGAGGATTGCGCATGGTAGGGATTTTTGGCACAGATTCTGTGAGAATCCAAGTGAACACGGACAACGTGCACATCGCTGGATAAAGTTTACTCACGATAGATTTTTCTGTAATAGAATTTTGAAACGCACATACACGGAGGTTCATCCACTAAAAACCGGAAAACTGAGCAAAAAGGACCAAAGGAGACAAAAGAGTAGAATTAGGATCACCAGGGAAATCATAGGATACGACAATTCAAGTGAGACTAGCAACCTCGTGATATTGTTAAACTATCCGCAGGAGAGACTTGTGAAACTGGTGGAAGTTATGCGTCTTCCTGGAATCCTGGATTTAAGGAATTACGAAATGCTGGGTCTCTTGAGGTTCTCTTTGATCTACTTATCCAAGCTGAAGGGGTTCCGTAGTTTGGTAGAGTTTTTGCTCTCATTTGGAAGGTTAAATATCTGCGATGCTGCTGACTGTGAAAAGGTACCGGTGGCTGAATCCACAGATGAACCTCAGGAAGCCAATGGCAAACGCAAATACGGTCCAATAAAGACAATATTCCGCGAAGGAAATCGTGTAATGAGGCCACTC encodes the following:
- a CDS encoding hypothetical protein (encoded by transcript BEWA_039880A), producing MDVPPFIRVSLQVCDGLENKLSKFVRVGAITLQNPGLAPGHGLEEGENASNPIKSTQFPVNKDVNSEFTTSGSGKGYTLQNYGPYSKHIVNCNVEDITNYTLFNAIPGINEKLKSTSEARNDQDDTEQKNEWHVFRDSDYLSHNLKNLSERTFNKVKLRTKLVKILTHRILSVKDHFSPSQLSRLIFAICNSDMKFAPLLDELCQTYLQHCENRKFDALNSLNESERVSFLACSEYAQRNSKLGSTALVIDESIIRHLLVLSSISLYRKNTTAITVHHKGSDSCTENPPTKEPTAKPNPLNSTDDLLRRAEARLLSFVEEQINSNLSRETILLSLQTMIIYDGSNEGIVKKLLQIVNVDDFTISELCTLMHSCTLLSKISDNRIHTTIESALERITKMVREGARLPTSELSQMFHFFYLSGRLEHELMDELCNIAVKEHVKFDNNTEFYRTTFPLAVSNKLRLPDVGKWILHEMASNSNRYILDISQFLFMLTSVGSAIKLEKNTKPLDFEDDIYEKALMYLKGSFYFPSNKSALKHLFEKALEVLPKCTGDQFVQFTQAFTHPIVKRDTRLKLQLLKECRDRVNTINPGGILHVVEFILWLYGKNTDAITAVNLYKEKALSDITAYNVGGLVAETTIYMDSFLTDVSILSNLVYLFNWCDLNSPDLALEVATLISANDCKMIYNATLGQLSQIFHYLACSMPKHEVYDVLAIMILDRLSHCSPVSRDFSNEKSRGSSPVNVHKTPLVHSHSEENGSTFPCYAEDLIIILEALLVTSLAPRYKQLLDKLEEMSLAMTGSTKVMKTLAQTLSKVTNMDYTIEEGDESRVIPVS
- a CDS encoding conserved hypothetical protein (encoded by transcript BEWA_039890A), with amino-acid sequence MYLVAFRLSIWLLILYFSGISAIIVNNSSICTDSRAEGSLKLKIAKGTQRGGRNERICGYISPSVTNRSFCNGDLVAGGEYRTVNTEKSHFNGGLDSRDPSVAFCANFETNRRNLACSLFFGTQTSIYTDALWEHELETDKKYEKKRKKTTKTEASESLEPPQDQTSTSDVESKLPLAPPYEDEPLETIKETTDLTKPPSFKNEWTLKRIAHGRDFWHRFCENPSEHGQRAHRWIKFTHDRFFCNRILKRTYTEVHPLKTGKLSKKDQRRQKSRIRITREIIGYDNSSETSNLVILLNYPQERLVKLVEVMRLPGILDLRNYEMLGLLRFSLIYLSKLKGFRSLVEFLLSFGRLNICDAADCEKVPVAESTDEPQEANGKRKYGPIKTIFREGNRVMRPLIFAKIGRFRKDPFPEHLLIPRRAKEKPIREPFPINEHVCSLNKFLDKCQEFMRKKLETATYNYDETMDRTFSDIFTDAPEYTTYQSVNKIDYPTTFEFLDNLKELFIPEESNDNSKAEHSETDNGNIHSSYKWTAQDIKYMLTRIKGFGLTSLETIIKRFRALHNEIGFTYDEIIRIGKKSPMVFATGNYKHRCLQIYDLDEAFTHEMVLQIVRSNPVLLGVNISRSIRPKVFYLTRSLCQPVSMLLDFPKFLSYSLYDRIIPRHIALMNKYYNGEFLKVYNYLFESGYYHAYGQMVTDEKVPNILPEGHAEHLGAYKTLINQVPIKKMVTLSDPLFCEEFGITYRGLVEGKVQAMKIRLPCDMF